The Toxorhynchites rutilus septentrionalis strain SRP chromosome 1, ASM2978413v1, whole genome shotgun sequence genome contains the following window.
GATGTAAGCTTACACAAAGAATAATACTTAATGTGTATTTTAATTGATTTCAGCGATTGTTTCAGGTCAAATTGTGGATTTCGCAAAATCGACCATGCTTCTTGCTGCTGCTGATATTTGAAAACTCTTCTGAACACGTTCAGAAACAAATCCAACAAAAACTCAAATCCCTCAAAAAAGATTTGAAAAAGCAAAATTTTATGGGGGCAAAACTTTTGATAGAGAAGCTTAAGTTGTAGTTTTGTATTTCTTTAGCTGTATATTTAACACATGTTAATCTGAACTGCTAATATTAATAGACATTAAACGATACCTTTCCATTTTATTTCGTAACCATTGAAATCCCAAACCGCCACAACTTGCTTACTTAAGTCTCAAAATCAAATGCACCCCTGAGTCGGTATCGACTATGTCGGACATGTCGCCCACCTTGAGCGCAAACGACGCATCCTCGAAAGGCTTCTGCATCATGCCCCGCTTGAACATTCCCAAATCTCCCCCTCGTTTGGCGGAACTGCAGTCCGAGTATTTCTGAGCCAACTCTGGCAGCGTCGCTTCGCccgattgtatctgttttttgtaCCCTTCGAGGATTTGGATGGCTTCACTTTTGGAACGAGTGATGTTATCGTCCCGCCAAGAGCTTGGCCGCCGGGAGTCCTTGTGTTTCACCAGCAGGTGAGCGCACTGAACTTCGGTTGTTTCCTAAAATTGATGTGGTATTTACATCAtcgcttttttttcgtttcaatgAGGCGATACTCACCTCAGGACTCGCCGGCTTAGTCGGGAGATCCCACTGCGATTCTTTGGTGTAGATGTTCAAATAATAGGTCATGCCTGAAAAATACCATAAAACATAGCATTAAACTAAACCGGGTAGCGGCATTTTATGCGCAATTTGTGGTCAACTTCCTATGGTACATACCTGTAGACCGGCTGGTGCGCTTTTCCCAACCCTCGGGGACAGTTTCCTGGCCGTCGGACATCGTGCTGCTTATTTCGCGCGACAAAAACTTTGATTCTGTGCGTCCAGCAATCCTAAACAGTGGCAAACACTATCACTACACCAGCTGTTCTCGCAAAATGCTTCTGCAGAGATTAGCAAGCGCGCAGCTTCCGAAATGAGCGAACAACGGGTGTTTTTGCGTAACGCACAAATGTCAACTGGACAGCAACGGTTCGGTAACGCATCGTGAGTCAACACTGAATTAAAAAATCATCTAAAAATTTTGTTTCGCTGAGGCAACTTCAGATCGGACTTCACCCCGTTTATgagattttcatcatttttgagatgtaaggggctgtccacataaaac
Protein-coding sequences here:
- the LOC129769940 gene encoding putative peptidyl-prolyl cis-trans isomerase dodo, with the protein product MSDGQETVPEGWEKRTSRSTGMTYYLNIYTKESQWDLPTKPASPEETTEVQCAHLLVKHKDSRRPSSWRDDNITRSKSEAIQILEGYKKQIQSGEATLPELAQKYSDCSSAKRGGDLGMFKRGMMQKPFEDASFALKVGDMSDIVDTDSGVHLILRLK